Sequence from the Aromatoleum petrolei genome:
TCCTCCAACGCTTTGGCTACGAGCGCGCTCTCGTTCTGCACCAGGATGTCGATCCGTCCGAAGCGCGCCATCACTCGCGCGACGCTTTCCCGGATCTCACCCGGTTCGGCTGTGCGGGTCATGACTGCAATCACAGGCACGCCCCGATCCACAAGCCGCGATGCGATCCGGTCGAGCCGGCCGGCGTCCGAACCGGTCAGCGCGATCTGCGTGCCGGTGTCCGCCAGGCGCATGGCCACCGCCTCGCCGACGGAATCGTCGGCATTGACGATCAACGCCACCCTTTCCTTGCCTTTGGTTTCCATCTCGTTTCCCCTCGCTTACCAGTCGCTCACCAGCATGTGCATCGTGCAGGCCGCGTGTTCCGTGCCCGACAGTCCACCGCCCGTCACATGTGTCATCGCCACGCGGGGCACCGGATCGACCTGGTAGCCGGCGCACTGGTTGCGCATCTGCTTGACGCTCGCGGCGATCTGCGCCGCACCCGAGGCGCCGATCGGATGTCCGTACGAGAGCATGCCGCCGCGCGGGCTGACGACACACTTGCCGCCGTGCGTCGAGTTGCCGTCGCGCAGGAACTTCAGCCCTTCGCCCTTCGGGCACAGCCCGAGGCATTCGTAGTACAGCAGCTCGGCGATCGTGAAGGCGTCATGCAGTTCGACGATATTCACGTCCTCGGGACCGATGCCCGACTCCTCGTAGAGCTGGTGCGCGGTCTCTTCCGTGATGTCGTCGCCGGTAATGTCGCGCGGCCGGTTGTGGTACGGCCCGGAACGCACGACCGACCCCGCCACCAGGATCGGTTTCTTGATGCCGAGCTTCTTCACCATCTCCTCGGAACACACCACCACCGCGCCGGCACCGTCGGCGATGCCGCAGCATTGCTGGAGCGTCAGCGGCGACGCGACGACGCGCGAGTTGACGACCTCCTCGACCGAGATCTCGCCCTTGAACCACGCGTAGGGGTTGTTGGTCGCATGGCGACGGTTCTTCACCGTGATCATCGCCAGGTCCTCGGCCGTGGCACCGGTCTCGTACATGTAGCGCTGCGCGCGCATCGCATACTTGCCGGTCATGACTGCGCCGTGCACCGTTTCGATGTCCGACATCGCCGTGGCAAAGGCAGTGCCTTGCGCCATATGCAGCGTGTGGTTTTCGCAGCCGATGCCGATCGCCACATCGGAGAGACCCATCGCCACGTCCCGCACCGCCAGATGCACCGCCATGCCACCGGCCGAGCAGGCGCTTTCCACCGTCATGATCGGAAGATGGCCGCACATGCCCAGATCCTTGAGCACGGTCTGCCCGACCACCATTCCGTTGGTGCCGTTACCGACATAGGCGCTCTGCACCATTGTCGGACGGTCGATGTTGGACGCCTTGAGCGCCTCGAATGCGGCGGCCCGGCCCAGCACGTCGAAATCGACCTCATGCCGTCCGAATTTTGTCTCGCCGACTCCGGCGATATACACTTTGCGTTGCAATTTCATTGTCTCTCACCCACCGAAGATTAGGCTTTGCGGAACTTGTAGCTGATCAGCGGAACACCGTCGCGGTTGTCGCGCACCGGTCCGACCGTCAGCTCGACCTCTTCGTCGCAGCGGAAACTGCCAGGCTCACCTTCCAGCTGCGCAAAAATCCGCAGGTTCTCCGGCAAATCGATATAGCCGAATGAATAAGGTGTTTTCATTCCCGCCTGGCCGATGAAATTGTCGCTAAAGCTGTAGAGCTTTCCGCGGCGGCTGAGCGGCACCACCTCGAATTCCTCACCCCAGCAACTCGGACACGGGCTCAGCTTGGGGAAATCCAGCTGGCCGCACCCCTTGCAGCGATACCCTTTGAGATACGGCGCGCCGCCGTCTGCGGGTACCTCGAGCAGGTCCGGATGAAAGAACGTGATATCCGGCTTCTTCTCCGGTTTCTTGTTCGGCTTTTGATCTGACATGGTGCCTCCGCAGCATTGGTTTCGTGTTCAACCTGGATTCAATTAGACGCGCCTGGCTGCGACGCAACAATTGGTGCGCACACCTAACGCTTAAGGGGCAACCCCCACCGGCCGGCGCAAGGCGGGAATCCGCGTCGAATGGTCGTTTCGACAATCCGCCCGAGCCGTCGCCGATACCCGGCCAATTTCGACGGTGCAAAAAAAAAGCGCGCCAAGAGGCGCGCAAAATTTCCGCGGGAGGAGAGTGACCCCGAGAAAACCTATCGGCTTAGTTTCCGCCGCGCATGTTCTGAACGCTGAACAGGTTGACCGGGACCATCTTGGCATCCGCCTGCCCCTTGAATTGTCCTGTCGTGCAGTGCTTCGCCTGGACGTCGATCATGCTGAATGCATCGAACAGAACAATCCCGCTGTCCTTGTTCTGGGCCAGATGCGAATCGGGGTGCGTCATTCCGAGCATGAATATCTTCCACAAGTCCCCCTTGCGGTCATACACGAGCGTCTGCGACATTGCGGAAGTTTGCGCATCCATGTAATGCACGCGTCTGCTCACCGGGTGGTTGGGGTCGACCGGGGACGATTCGACGACGTGCACCTTGCGCAACTGCCACGTAATGTCCGGGAAGCACCCCCCTTGGCCGCCGAAGGCGACATACTTGTAGCCGTCAGGCTCCTTGTATTCGTCCGACAGTTTCATGTCGTTGTG
This genomic interval carries:
- a CDS encoding thiolase family protein, translated to MKLQRKVYIAGVGETKFGRHEVDFDVLGRAAAFEALKASNIDRPTMVQSAYVGNGTNGMVVGQTVLKDLGMCGHLPIMTVESACSAGGMAVHLAVRDVAMGLSDVAIGIGCENHTLHMAQGTAFATAMSDIETVHGAVMTGKYAMRAQRYMYETGATAEDLAMITVKNRRHATNNPYAWFKGEISVEEVVNSRVVASPLTLQQCCGIADGAGAVVVCSEEMVKKLGIKKPILVAGSVVRSGPYHNRPRDITGDDITEETAHQLYEESGIGPEDVNIVELHDAFTIAELLYYECLGLCPKGEGLKFLRDGNSTHGGKCVVSPRGGMLSYGHPIGASGAAQIAASVKQMRNQCAGYQVDPVPRVAMTHVTGGGLSGTEHAACTMHMLVSDW
- a CDS encoding Zn-ribbon domain-containing OB-fold protein, translated to MSDQKPNKKPEKKPDITFFHPDLLEVPADGGAPYLKGYRCKGCGQLDFPKLSPCPSCWGEEFEVVPLSRRGKLYSFSDNFIGQAGMKTPYSFGYIDLPENLRIFAQLEGEPGSFRCDEEVELTVGPVRDNRDGVPLISYKFRKA